A region of Cryptococcus decagattii chromosome 3, complete sequence DNA encodes the following proteins:
- a CDS encoding 40S ribosomal protein S30: MGKVHGSLARAGKVKSQTPKVEPQEKKKVPKGRAQKRLQYTRRFVNVTVAPGGKRRMNQQPVGKSG; encoded by the exons ATGGGTAAGGTTCACGGTTCCCTCGCTCGTGCAGGTAAAGTCAAGTCTCAG ACCCCCAAGGTTGAGCCccaggagaagaagaaggtcCCCAAGGGCCGAGCTC AGAAGCGATTGCAATACACCCGACGATTCGTCAACGTTACTGTCGCTCCCGGTGGCAAGCGAAGGAT GAACCAGCAGCCCGTCGGCAAGTCCGGTTAA